In the Triticum aestivum cultivar Chinese Spring chromosome 2B, IWGSC CS RefSeq v2.1, whole genome shotgun sequence genome, tttgtttttttacccCGTTAACTTTTATGGGATTCTGCAAAAAAAACATTATTTATGAAtttttaaaattgtgaatatttttacaATTTTGAAAATTTTTAGTCCCAATAAACATTAGAAAACTCGACCATTTCCTGAATTTTTTGAACTTTATAGAACTTCTGTGCTTATGTTTTAATATTTCAAAATAGGTCACGAACAATTTCCTTGATTTTGGTTTTGAAGAATTTACTAATTTTATTCTTGTATTGGatattttcaaatatatttttgttcattaaattttttcaaaatcacaaaaaaattattGAACTTTCAAAAAATCGACGACTATATTTTAATTCTAACACATTTTTAAATTCACCTATTTTTTCCACATTTGTGAACCTTTTTTAGGTTAACGGCCCTACTAAACAAAATCAAGACAACAAAATATTAGATAAAACTTGAAGAGAGATAGAAATGGAAAAGAAATACATATGAGCGCTTGTGCTAGTCGGTTGCCCGCGCGTGCCTCCTTTCACTTTGGTGGACTAGGGCCATGAACGGGCAGTGTAGTGAAACTAGTCATGCTATCACTTACAGCGATGAATATAGCACATCCCATAATGAGCAAACACAAAATGAGGGCAAGTTTATTTTCACAAGAAAAAGGAAGGCAAGTGTTGTCTGAAAATGACAGCATGGGTCTAGGAGCCCAAAGTCGTTTGGATAACTATTGTCACCGGGCCATTTGATTCGCGCACACAAGAATCACTGGGCCCATCTACATCAAACTGGGCTTGCTTTTTCCACCTGGGCCTGCTTGTATGCTCTCGGGCCCTCATGTTGGAGGGGCATTTCTAGATCTCTCTTGTTGCGAGACCAAAGAATGCTTTGCCTCAAGCGTCTACAAAATGGGCCAAGCCTAGCGCGACGTTGCCTCAAACATCTGCCTGTGTACGCACGTAGGCCGGTATGTTACCTACTACTCTTTTTGTTTTTGTTATCTTTCACACCATGACATTGAAAACCAAGAGAGGCGGCCCGGAGAACATGTTATTCCTCTAGAATGGTGCCAGGGTGGAGTCGTAACGTCACTCAAATAGGATCCAAAACATTCCTTGAAGCACACCGAAGGATCGCGAGCCGAGAAGCTCACAACCAACTCCAAGAAGAACATGTTGATCACCATTGGCTACTTCATATATAGCACTTGATTCTTGTGCTTTTTATCATGTTTTATTTGGATTCTTATTTTATTTGGACCATATTTATGTATGAATTCAAAAGGCTAAGTTTGAAAACATTAAATTTGATATGTATTTGAATTTCCTAGTTTCAAAATAATATGTTGTGATAATATATGTACAAACGGAGTTTGTATGCAAAGGTGCGGATAAATTGGCAAACCATTGAGGAAGGGTTAGATAAAAAACATTAAATTTGATatgtatttgatttttttttggAGGGGGGGGGGCAGGGTGAGTATTTGAAACAAAACAGAAATGAGCTTGCCAAGAAGTAAAGTAAGAAAATTTCGAAGCCCGAAGAAGCTTTCATAGCTCAGTTGGTTAGAGCACCCGTTTAGTAAGCGGGAGGTCTTGAgttcaactctcaatgaaagcatccctttccttttcttcttttttttttttttggctcCAGCTCCGCAGAGGACAGACAACAGCAGCTCGTAATTGTTGTATTCTTTTGTTTATATATGAATTCATCAAAGTTCCACAGTGCATGTCTTGTCCATGCCGGCCTGTGCTGTCATGCCGCTTGGGTCTGGCTCCCAGGGGCCCCTCGATCAAAGGTCTACACTGTACTGAAGCAAGGCACTTTTTTCTGCAAAGTAAACTAGCAGCAGTAGGTTTGGTGCCCGGAAATTTCACCGCATATGCACTTGAAATGCTGCGTAGTGGTTTTGCATTTCATTGGTCTTCTACATGATCACGGTCTGCAAATGCGCGTTGGGCTCTGCTTCTGTGGTGCAACCTCGTTACAATTTTCTGATGACAGGAAATTAAGCAGAAGAGCAGAGGCCCAAGACCGACGAGAAAAACAAACTGCGACGATCGAATGAATGAATGAACGAGCATGTTTCATTTGAACTTGCCAATTCGTTTGCTTTGCCTAGCTTGAAACGAACGCTTCCTGAGATGCTCAATTATCGCGCCATATATAGCTTCCGCTGCTAGTCTATTACAACTCTTATAATTGATTTGGTTGAGCATTCACACTCACTATATTACAGTGCGGTTGGATTGGAGACTTGAACTACTACCTATGAATGAATGAGTCTCTGTGCATGATTCAGTGATAGATGCATGATTGAGGCAACTTTTTCTGACACCGTCCTGTTCCTGCCGTCCTAGTATCTATGGCCTCCATGGTACAGTGAGGGGCGCCACCATGCACGTTCCTAGTATCTATGGCCTCCAACTTTACGGCCTCCAAAATGTTTAGTATCTAGACTAGAGGAGGGAGGCGAGAAATCAAAATGTGACGTGATTTGATTTGCATGGCACATGGCATCCAAAGTTTCTGATTTGCTGCGAAACCGGAACTCTGCGGGTGTGGTATCCCTTGTCTGGCTCTTCTTCAAAGCTATGCATGGTTCCCGCTGTTGGTTGGATGTCCGTTGCTTGGGTTAAAAGCTGATAGGTGCCATTTCTCTTGCAAGGTAAGATCACCCAGCTCGAGTCGAGTGACCGGTCGCCAATACGTTGCAAAATTACTGACCTAAATACTCCTTCTGTCCCGTATTAATTgacgctgaaatggatgtatctagatcgATTTGATCCGAGGAGGCGAGAAACGAACCCTTTTTTTCTCCTAGGAGTTTaattaggccaactccagcgcgcgaCCCCATCATGTCCGGCCCTGTCCGTTTGGCGTAAAACGGACAaaccagacggcccagcgcgcgggcgcaaacggacttttgtccgttttctgTCCGCTTTTGACCCATCCTCAGCCCAACTTTGCGTCACCTTtgggtgaaacggacagcgcgtGTGTTCTTCAATGGCCCGCCCATCAGTGGcacaaagcaaaaaaaaataacTGCGCCCCCATTTGGTGCCatttccccaaaccccctcccacgtcccgcccccaccctccccgtccatggccgacgcccccaTCAGGAGGAACCGGAGGGTGGCCGTCAAGGGCAAGaccgccgcggccaagttcgccgccgagtgcgatgcggtggaggccgcGTGGCGTAAGGCCGAGGTCGACGAGAAGGAGGCCATCGTCAACAAAGCACACGCCCTCCTAATGCTTGACCTTTGCCGTCTGATGGGTTTCTCTGGTGCGGCCATTGCCGCGGCAACCACAGGCTCTTCGGTCGCCAGGCCTCAGCATTGCTCGTCGTCGACATCGCAGACCACGCCTATGTCGCCCGGCTTTCCCCGCCAAGGCACGATGCCCACACTCATTTTTTGGCCTTGCTGGACATTGGCGTGATGGCACcgtccaccccgcgcccctcggccgtcatcgacctcaacgtcacgccgGGGTTAAGCAGCGGCGGCCGGCCATCCGTCGAGATGCAAAGGAAGCAAGCACGGCCGCCGTATACGGGCACCATGCCGTCGCCCCGCGTCCTGTTCGACGAAATGGCGACCCCAACGCCAgcggtcgacgaccccttctatGACCAGTACATGGAGCAAGTGATCTACGAGGGTGGGCATGGCGTTGCCTACGATCCCgacgagacccaaagtcaggatggccgcgcccagtaCGTTCCGGATGAAGAGGCCCACGACCATGCGGACTACgaacatggtgactcgtggcatgaagatgatgacatctattgcgaaggtgatggtgatgaagaagatggcgTTGATATTGATATTTCGGGCAAGCCATTGTTCATcaacgagctcacccaaagagtgTAAACACAAAAGaggaggaagagcattcgcacaggttcatacacacaagatgaggacaagctgatttgccaatgttggatggatattagccaagatccgaggatcggcgcgcaacaaaagggtcttattttttggacgagagtccacaaaacctTCCATGAAAGAAAGATGTTTGAGCCCTATCAAATTACGAGCAAGCGTGGCATCACGtcgattcaaaagaggtggttgttcatccaacaagagtgcaacaagtattgtgccgcatttgagagcgttgaagcacgacccgtgagtggtctcggcatTGGAGACTTGGTATGCTCTCCTCGTCCTAGTTCTTTCtttgctacggccatgagacttcggccttgtatatgtttgcatgttcatttgttgttgatcatgtggtgtaggcatttcaacTTTAGAAGTATTCAAGGCtcggcacaatgacaagccattcactcgtAGGCATTGTTGGACGCTCATCAACATGTGCCCAAAGTTCAAAAAtcaataccgtgaacttcaaaggaagagaggcaagaaggtgGCCGCGTTTGCCAGATGTGGAGATGGTGAGGCgtcgaagaggccgaggggcaagaccaactccatggtggacgacatacgtgatgcctcatccatggcattgCATGAGACTTTGCACGGCATGATGTCCCAAAAGGACGTGAGGGATGAGAAGAACAACAAAGCAAGGAGGAGAAAATGAAGCTATACCTAGATCTTCAAAGGAAGAaacttgagatggaggaggcggccaagaagaggaaggttgacatggaggaggcggcccggcaagggcacctcgacatcgaggccgccaatgtcatggccaggcagaggcagctcgacatcgaggccgccaaTGTCATGGCCAGGCAGAGGcaactcgacatcgaggccaccaatgccgcaaccaaagcaaaggaagtggcccttgcgatcatgagggTGGACTTGACCAAGATGAGAGAGAAGACGAGGAGCTTGTTCGAGGTcaggcagaaggagatgttcgacggcaacggcctgaactaggtcgtctgATCGGCCATGCGCCGTTCTTTTTTGAAGGCTGACATGGGTGCCGGCTGCTGGCTATGTGCCGGTGAGAAAAACATTCATTTTGGAAGCTGGctgaggctggctgtgttgccggtcgctggctgtgttgccggcaaGAAACTATTCATTTTAAAGGCTGGTTGTGTTGCCGGTGAGAACGTGTAGGCCGCTGGCTGTGTCGCCGGCCGTGAACTAGGGCCGCTGGCCTGAACTAGGGCGTGTTATTTTCGAAATGTGGCGTTTAAAAATGGAGGCGGACAGGATGGGGCCaacggatgcggccgcgcgctggacgcacgaccaccgcatcccaggacagatccgaacacaaccccattgccctacccaaaccgACAGAATCCGAGTAAAACAGAGGTCACTTTGGGCTCGTGAGCTGGAGTTGGCCTTAGGGACTGTACTATTGGTTGGTTCGCTGTGAGTGAGCCCATGCATCAGGGCCATGCATGCATGCCAGCCATTGCCTCCCACCACCAGCCGCGAGAGGTCGTTAGGTTGGTAGGTGAGGTGACGGTAAGATCTCTGCCAAGAAAAACTCACGAGCGTCCCTTCTGTCTAGCAGCCTgattcatactactcctccctccgtaaagaaacataagaccgtttagatcactaaaacTGAGTAGCGAATGATTAGAGAGGAATGCATCAGAGGCACTCATACTGCCAAACTGCCGCCTTCAAGTTGCTTTCAGACAGATTTTATggctaaacacacacacacacacacctcctccATTATTGAGGTCTGAAGGGGTAGAAGacagagcgccgccgccgccgcaggaggAGAAGCGGCCGCCGTGGCAGCGAGCAGCGGGCAGGCAGTAGTACAGGCGGGATCCCCCCGTCGTTTTTACCGCACGTAGGAAATTAATTAAGAATCCCAAAAGTGAAGTTTGACGAGACGCCTCCGTACCGTCCTAGCACGTAGCATGCACGTCTGTCTAACCGCTTTTGGATACTCCCTCTGTTAGACACGGatatatctagcactaaaatgagtctagatacatccgtatctagacaaatccaagacaagtaattcagaacggagggagtagctcttagGCTTTGACAAGGGCGGCGAGGACCAAGGGAGCATAATCATCATGGCCGCCCTAGCTAATTCCTGCTTACCGGTAGCATGTAACGTTCCCTGTGCTTGTACTACAAGGCGGTTGGGCAGTGGAAAAAGAACGTCCTTGCTAAACCAGCACAGTTCGTAcatgcaaaaaagaaaaggaaggccttgGCTTGGGCCAGCATCGTGGGGGGCGGCACAGAGGAAACCCTAGCCGACAATAtcctgcttctccttcttcttctcccttaCTCCCCTCGCCAGTAATTAATCGATATATGGCCCGATTTATTCATCATCGTCGATGCTTGGCTTTGATTCACAACCCTCAACTTCTATATATTTTCCTCGACAATCTGTATATATTTTCCTCCATGGGTTTGCATTGAACCGCTCTATCTGTTTTCAAgcggtgtactccctccgtctaggtgtgtaagtcatcttacgaaaactaaataatcccaaaacatttaggcgcggtgcattaaattctacctcatttcttgtttcttaatatatcaaccaataagagatgtgagatgtgcatgtttttaatgatttgagactaccaaacacgacatgcagtggttagttcattgcatgcaatgttactaattagcaaatgaacattaagttctctcgttttctcctcctctttgatcacggtgcacaatctaaaatgacttactcacctagacggagggagtattttggccGCGCGATCACACGAGACGAGAGGGATTGGTTTACCGACTTCAGATCGCTTCTTTATGACAACGTTGACGAAAATGTACTAGTACTGGTTCGCGTAGGTGGACGTGCATGCGGAGCTCGTTCAGTAGCCATGTCAGTGTCGTTCCGGCCACACTGAGCACCGCCCCCGGTCCGAGCGGCCGCTTTATTAGCTGCCACCCACAGAGCATCCGAGGCGCAATGGCGTCGCGTCGGTAGCCAGCCAGCCAGCGAGCCAGCCAGGAGACGACAAGCCCCACCCACTCACCCACGCGCGCGAGGGCGGCGGaggtcgaggaggaagacgacgacaaTGGCGCGGATGGACGGAGGAAGCGCGCTGGCGTTCTGCGTGCTCCACGACCTGCTGGGCGCGGCGGCGTTCCTGGCGGCCCACCCGCTGCACGCCGCCTACGCGCTCTTCTTCCACCGCGGCCTGCTCGCGCTCGCCGCCTTCTTCTGCCCGCTGCTGCTCTCCACGGCGCTCCTCCTCGTCGTGCTCCTCACCGCCGCCCCGTACGCCGCGCCGGGGTGGGCCGGGGCGCGGTGCCTCGGGAGCACCTGcggcgtcgccgtcgccgcgctctGCGCCGGGCTGCGGCCCGACGGCAGGCTCGGGCTGGTCGGCCAGCTCTGCTCCTTCGTGCTCGGCCCGGCCGGCGTCGGCGAGGTCGTGTTCGTGGGCGAGGTGTGCGATGTCGGTGGTGGTTCTTGCTTTCTTCTGGAAGAGAAGAGCTCGTTGTATGCTTATGCTGCCCAGGAAATGGAGGTTGATCCGCCATTGCAGAGTGTCTCTGGAGAAGAGATCTGCTTCCTGGGCAATGGGGAATTTTATGAAGAGGATATCTTCAGCTTCAAGGATGAAATTCAGGAGAAAAATGTGGTCTGTGAGGATCTGAAGAAGGCTCCGGAATCTCTGTCTTCTTCTTCGGAGCATTGCTGTCGAGGTGAGACATTCATGCCGGTGCCAGAGATGGAAGAGCAGGAGAAATCCATCAACAAAGTACAGAGTGTAAGCTTGCCAGAGAGAAAGGGATTCAGTGGTGATGATGCGGTTGAGGAGAAGAGGTTGGAGTGTGACCCTGTTCCTCTGTCAGCAATGGAGGCGAAGAAGCCTGAGCGGGTCAGCAAGCCACATTCTTCGATTTCTCAGCGAATAAGGCAGTGGGAATCTGGGAATCTGAAGCTTGTTCTTGATGAAATCGAGGATAATCCGGTGGAAATCTGTTTCGAGAATGAATCATTCAAGGTCGTGGACTTGGAGGAACCCATGCAATTGGAGACTGAATCTTGGGACCAAAAACAGAGTGAAGAGCAGCTCGCTCAAGAAGAATCTGACCGGAAGCAATTACCAGAGGAGGAGCTTGTAGATGTCAAGGAAGAATTGGTGCAGTCGAAGGTGGCGGAAGAATGCATCATAGACCTGCAGCAAGCTGAAGAAATCGCCTCCATTATTGGTGAACAGAGGAGCGAGGACGTGAAGGCCCAAGAAGATGCGCAGCCTGACGGACAAGACCACCAAGAAGATGTGCAGCAGCCTGCGTCAGAGCCGC is a window encoding:
- the LOC123043317 gene encoding uncharacterized protein, with product MARMDGGSALAFCVLHDLLGAAAFLAAHPLHAAYALFFHRGLLALAAFFCPLLLSTALLLVVLLTAAPYAAPGWAGARCLGSTCGVAVAALCAGLRPDGRLGLVGQLCSFVLGPAGVGEVVFVGEVCDVGGGSCFLLEEKSSLYAYAAQEMEVDPPLQSVSGEEICFLGNGEFYEEDIFSFKDEIQEKNVVCEDLKKAPESLSSSSEHCCRGETFMPVPEMEEQEKSINKVQSVSLPERKGFSGDDAVEEKRLECDPVPLSAMEAKKPERVSKPHSSISQRIRQWESGNLKLVLDEIEDNPVEICFENESFKVVDLEEPMQLETESWDQKQSEEQLAQEESDRKQLPEEELVDVKEELVQSKVAEECIIDLQQAEEIASIIGEQRSEDVKAQEDAQPDGQDHQEDVQQPASEPQEEQEHTEDADGGEGPLRSTSIARRVHTRTSSESLAGAGEGSPSKGKEWKRTLACKLYEERIQHKLCRGRAVAGACADDMDMLWEAYETGGGTSSAAAVAVAGDTKLRGGGGSKAAQESVDEEEEEDEEEGPVRQLCCLQALKFSTRKMNLGGGKPSLSKISRVLRRMTALSRVGSRRK